aatacaatgatctCCTCTGAGATcaatccgatgtaatcttctgcgatgtgtttgttgggattcgatgaattgtggatttatgatcataTTATTCATTGATCTATTTTGAGTTCTTGAGTCATCGTCATTGTGTAATTTTGTAGCTTTGCATTTCTCTCCAAACTATCAGTCTACTTTGGCCAAGTTTGATTGGTTTATCTTCAGTAGGAGAGGTGCTCTGTAGTAGGTTCAATGTTGCAGTGATCATGTCCAGTGACAGAAAGAATAAGGGCACATATTTGTATttttgctactaaggataaaatgactGGGTTTGATCATATTGATTGATCTTAttttgtctacattatgtcatcttgcttaatgcgttactctatttgtatgaacttaatactttgagatgcatgctggatagcggtcttgAATTGGAATAATACTAGTAGGTGTTAGTACGTTGAATGGTCTACTTGTTATGGACGTAATGCCTATATAATTATTATGCCTTTGATGTTCTTGGGTTAAGAAATATGGTCATTACCATGAGAGTGTCAACCCAACGCACTTCTGAAAGATTGTCTTTTCACCGAAATTGGAGTATCTTGCAGATGCCCCCTATCTTCAGCAAGCACCTCGGCCCCTTTAACGGAGTTCACGCTCACGACGAAAAACGGCTGCACCTGGAAGGTCACCGCCCGGATGATCGGCAGCAGGCTCACTTTAATAAGGGTTGGGTCGGCTTCTATGTAGCTAATGACGTCAGGATCGGGTGCCTTTTCACCTTCAAGTTGGTGAGTCCTGCGAACCTGaaggtgatcgtcttcatcaacgaGGACGGTGAGGTGGTGGCCAAGTGCGAGCCGCACCACAAAGCATTTGACATGGATGTTGAGGGTGCTTAGGGTGTTATCTATACTATCATATCTCTGGTTTGTTAGTCATGTTTGAAGACTTTGTGGTACTGTTACGTTAGTACTTTTATGAACTTGCTTGTTAGTACTATATGGCAAAGTATGGTTATGGTTTATCATGTGCTAATGGTTTATGTTGTGACTATTATGTTGTTGTGTGTGTGGTGGTAAACCCACCAAAAAGTTACCACAACACTTGTGTTGTATGTAACCAAGCAAACATATAGGCAACCAAACACCGGTGTGCATATGTTGCTGCTCAGCCGCACTAAAGGAAATTGATGTAAACAAGCTACAGGGAGCTCCTGTTCGGCGCTGTAGGGGCCCGAACGTGGAAGTGGCGTCTACAGCGCGCCCTCTGTTGGCCGTTTCTACACTCGGCACTCGGCCCAGGAACAGTTTCTTTCCCAAAAAAGAACACGCTAAAAATTGGCACAACAGGGTAACAATCTTGTGCCACACTTGCCTGTAATTGCTTAGCTTAACCAGTGCAGCTTAGAGCGCTAGTGAACAAAAACCAACGCGAACTACTTTAGAACTAATGCAACCGCGCTATTTATTACTCAGCCATTACTATGCCACAGAGTTTTTTGAGTTATTTGGAAATTATATGGAAAATATCAATTTTTCGAATAATTTTTTTTGTTAATTTTGAAAAcagttcatgaatttaaaaaaagttcattgatttgtTAAAAAGTTCATCGAAAATGAAAAACACTTCATTGGATTTGATGAAAGTTCACtgattttgaaaaagttcatcggttttgaaaaaagttcatcggttttgaaaaaagttcaccgattttgaaaaaagttcatcgatttagaaaaaaagttcattctattttgaattttttttaacggttttaaaaaaattcatcgaatttgaaaaaagttcatccattAGGAAAAAAGTTCGtcgaatttggaaaaagttcttcggatttgaaaaaagtcagcagttttgaaaacgttcACCGATTTTGTAAAAAAGATCGTCCATATGGGAAAAAGTTCAcaggttttgaaaaaaaatgttgttgttcaaaatgtttttcttgattttgAACAAAAatttcatcgaatttgaaaaaaaaatcatcgaagttgaaaaaagttcactgatttttaaaaagttcatccaATTTGAATTAGTTTGTGCATAAAAAgtaaagaaaaaaggaaaaaactatgagagaaaagaaacagaaaaaggcAATACAAAAAATTGGCCCAGAAAAAAACACAACAAGAAAGAAAAAAACCTCCTGGCAAAGTATAAAAGATAAAAAGGAAGGTAATTGCCACGACTTGTTGTCTTTCCGTGTTGGCTAGTGCATGTGGAACCGACACTACAGGTCGCGGGTTCAATCTCATCAGCTCTCAATTTTTGCGGATTAAACTAGAATAAAAACGTGTGAGATGGGCCGGCCTAGTGCGGGAGCGCTGCAGGCACCCGTTAGCGAAAATGCACTATAACTGACGCCTGCAACTAGATCAAATTATGAGGAAGATGCAAGGGAATGGACTTGTCTATGGGCAGTGGAAGTAGCAGGAAAAATAAGAAACTTCTGTGGAGACTAGCGAAGTGCTCGATCCCGACGGAGGATGTTCGACATAGTAGAAACATGGCGGGCGGACAACGACAAGTGCGAGCTGTGCGGCGCACAAGACTCATCGAGGCATTCACTTTTGGAGTGCTCATCGTCAAGATGTGTCTGGGCTTTAGTTGACATGGAAATTGTTGATCTCTTTGAGTCTATGAGAGAACCAAATGCCAAGAGTTGGATAGTTGCGATGATCGATAGCTTAGAGCACAAAAAACTCATAGAGTTGGTTGTTACTCTTTGGGCGATTTGGACAGCGAGACGAAAGGCAATTCATGAAGGTATTCTACAAAGCCCGCATGCTACTCATTCTTTCGTGACCAGCTTCATCTTCGAGCTTGAAAATGTTCAGAGTTCAGAGAGAAGGGTTGCTCCCTTAGTACGACATGCAACTTCAGGTGGCCGAGGTTCAGTTTCTCGCCAGGGATGGACGCACCGGGTGCTGGTCGGGTTAAAATACATGCTGACGGAGGCTTCTCCGGGAATGGAGAGCGAGGTGCAGCAGCTGCAATATGCAGAAATAATGAAGGCGTATTTCTGGGATCTCCTGCTATGGTTGTCGAAGGCATAACTGATGCAAGAGTCTTAGAAGCATTGGCGAGTCGAGAAGCTCAAGCGCTTGCGCTTGATCTCATGGAAAATAGAATTGTTGTTGCGAGTGATTCAAAGACGGTGGTTTTAGATATTGAAAAAGGTACAGAAGGGCGGCATTCTTCCATTGTAAAGGAGATTGCAATGCGGGCGATGGAGTTTGGTACATGTGACTTTATTTTCAAGGGTCGAGCACTCAATTGGGAAGCTCATAGTTTAGCTAAATTCACTAGTTCTTTAGATGTTGGTCGCCATGTTTGGCTAGGGGCTCCTCATGACCCCCTAATTATTCCTGTAAACCTTGTTACTATGCAATAAAGCTTGGTTTACTGCTAAAAAAACTACGCATGCGGCGTCAAATAGGGTTTGCCCAAACTACTACATGCAAAACATGGTTTGAGTCGGGCCACAGATGCCAAAGAGGCCTCAAATGCTTCACTAGGGCCCAGCCCAGCCCATCACAGCATAAAGAGCCTCTAAGGGCCGACTGCCATTTCGTCCCCCCGAGGAAGGAAGTGCGGTGCGGTGCGGATGGCGCAGGCGGAGGCGGACGTACCCGCAACCTCGCTCTTCGGTGCGGACCGCCGCCTCTGCTCAGCCGACGTGCTCTCGCCCCTCGAGGTCTGTCATACGTCACTCCGCTCATGCCCCAACTTCCCTCGTCCGCCCCTGCCTCTGATCGAATCGACATGCTTTGCTTCTCTCGATAGGTTCGGGCAAGGATCGAGGTGGCGGTGCTCAATTTCCTCGCCACGCTCTCGTCTCCCTCTTCTCCGGCCATCCCTGTCCTCCCCCTGGTACGCCGGTCCACAAACCCCAAACCCTCCACCTCCATCTCATCTCATAAATGCAGTCATGGCTGTTTCATCCATGTGATAAATGCATTGTGCTTGTCTGATTAAGTGTTGTGGGCACAACAGATCTCACGCAAGTCCACCAATTGCAGCCTGCGCAGCGGCTTGCTGAGTGATGTTTCATCGGTGTATCTGTCCTACGCCTTTTGCAAGAGGTCACTAATGAGAGAAAATGATGCCAAGGCATTCGTCAGAGGTTGTCGTTGTTGTTGATTTCTGCAGTATCTCAGGAATGCATTCTCCATGATTGGACGCATCTTTATAGTCATCTAAAATGGTTGTGCAATTTTAATAGTATGGAAAGTCATGGAGATGTGCTACAAGATCTTGGGCGAAGGGAAGCTTGTCACCCAGCGGGAGTTGTTCTACAAACTACTATCGGACTCACCCAAGTACTTCAGCTGTCAGCGCCATGTCAATCAAACCATCCAAGGTCTTCAAAATCCAAAGGCTGCATTTTGTTCTTTTTTCGTCATCATGTGACATATCGATAGTCGCTTACTCAGATTCTGCACTTTGGTCTTGTGTAGATGTTGTTTCATTGCTCCGTTGCACAAGGCAGAGTTTAGGAATCATGGCATCAAGTAGAGGGGCTCTGATTGGACGACTTGTGTTGCATGTGTGTGTATGCTGAAAAGTGGTTTGCCTGATACAAATATGTGCTGCTGTTAAGGGGATCAATAAAACTCTTGTTTGCCTCCTCATGAAACTGCAACACCCTCAACCTTGTCTTCATCTTAGGAACCGGAGGAAGAACACATTGATTGTTCCATTCTTGGACCTTCTGGGCATGCCATTACTGGGGATCTGAACCAATTGAGCAGATTAAATTTGTCTTCAGATGCCCGTTATCTCATTCTAGTGGAGAAGGTACTGTTTTTGCCCTTTACAATGCATTGCTGTCTTCCACTTGACTTAATTCCAGCTGACAGCCCTTCTATTTGAACAAAGGATGCCATATTTCAGAGGCTGGCTGAAGACCGCTTATATAATCAGCTTCCATGTATCCTGATCACTGCAAAAGGATATCCTGATATCGCCACGAGGTTCTGTACCTCCAATCCACTCCGTTATATTGTCAACTATACTAGTTACTTGTACTGATCCAACTTATCTTTTAATGTTCTGAAACAGGTTTATCTTGCATCGACTGAGCCAGACTTTTCCAAATATGCCAATATTTGCATTAGTGGACTGGTTAAGCCCTTTCAAATGCTTTTTTTGTGAACGGAAACACTTTCTAATGTTAATATGTATACTATTCTGGTTGTTTGTTTTCTGATGAAGTTAGATTTCTTCAAAATTCAGGAACCCTGCAGGGCTCTCTATACTGTGTACTTACAAATATGGAAGCATATCAATGGGCTTAGAATCATACAGATACGGTATTCCTTTGGATGATCAAAGCATGATCAAGCCCATATTTCAGAACGGCATTAATGAAATTCTTCAATTCCAGCTTGCAATGTAAAATGGCTTGGCCTAAGAGGAGATGATCTGCAACTTATCCCTCAGAGTGCATTCCAAGAGTTGAAACCTCGTGATTTGCAGATCGCCAAAAGCTTGCTGTCATCTAAGTTTCTACAGGTGCGTCTGCTATTTCTCAACTTTCAGAGTATGTGGTGTGTTGAAAATATACAAGTCCAATTTTAATacaacaaacaagcatacacaGCAATTCTTTACGTAGCCTTCGGAGTGTATGCATGTGCAACAGATAACATTTTCATCATTTATATTTGAAGCCACCTAATCCCTTGTTGGCTCTACTAAGATGCCGTGCTTGAGAGATGCATGACTAACGATATGTTTTGGTTAATTTGACCATGACATTGGCTCACAAAATCAAGAGCTCTGAAATGCACTGAGCATCTTCCCTCGGTATATTCCACGGCTGAGTATGGGTCATATATGGCAGTGTTAAGCATGTACTCCTTCCGTCCGAAAaaacttgtcatcaaaatggataaaaaggggtgtatctagaactaaaatacatctagatacattctattttattcattttgatgacaagtattttcggacggagggagtactccaTATGGATACGAGTATCACTGTACGAGGTAGCAGTGCAGCACCAGACTTCTCGGTCAAGTTTCACTTGTTACGAGAAGTTTTAATTCCTTTAAATATGCCCCCATATGCAATCAACTGATCACCCTGAACTCAAAACCAGTACGCTTATTGCAAGTCTTCCGAAACTATTCATGTGCGTTATGGACCGTCTGACAATGTTAAGAGTCAATTACTAAACTTTGTACTAAACCAGCttcaattaatatggatcggagggagtagtttCTTCTCTGAATTCCAGTACAGCGCCAAGGAGACCGCCTAATGCATTGCCCGCCCAACTTCGATACCGGCAAGTTATAAGCTGGTGTTGTGCCTGCAGGACACGCACAGGGCGGAGTTGACGCGGATGGTGGAGACAGGCACTCGTGCTGAGATCGAAGCTCTCTACTGCCATGGATTTGATTTCCTGGGGAAGTTCATCGCCAGGAAGATTGTGCAGGGTGACTACATTTGACAGAGTGCAGCGTTACTTGCTTGTCTCGTTTTTTGTTCTCGGCTGCATGGCTCATTGTATGAGATTATGATTGCATGATATATTGCTCTCGTGCATAGgcacgtatatatgatgtacaaCGATGGGCCACGGATCTCTCAATTATACAAGGAACTAGGAGGCGGGCCTAATACACAATATGCAGATAACATATAtactcaacacccccccccccccccccccctcctgcaGTCGAAGCGGCATCGCGGCtgacgcaaagactggaccgGAACTCCTCAAACGACGCTGTAGGCAAGCCTTTGGTCATGATATCTGCAAATTGTTGGGAAATAGGAACGTGTAAAACACGAATATGGCCAAGGGCCACCTGTTCCCGGACAAAATGAATATCCAATTTAATATGCTTGGTCCGTCGGTGATGCACTGGGTTAGCGGAGAGGTAGACCGCCGAGACGTTGTCGCGGTAGACCACCGTGGCATGGTCAACAGGGCAGGAGAGCTCCTGAAGCAGCTGGTGAAGCCACGAACACTCGGCGACGGCGTTGGCCACCGCACGATACCCAGCCTCAGCACTGGAACGAGAGACCGTAGGTTGCCGCTTGAACGGCCACGAAATAAATGAGGGTCTAAGGTAGACACACTAGCCCGAGGTGGAGCGACGAGTGTTAGGACAGCCCGCCCAGTCTGCATCGGAGTAGGCGGTGAGGGCGGTGTCGGCGGAGGCGTGAAGCGTGACGCCAAGGTCCATAGTGCCACAGACATAGCAGAGAATCCGCTtaacggcagcccagtgaacatCTCGGGGGGCATGCATATGAAGACACACTTGCTGCATGGCATACTGGATCTCTGGTCGAGTCAGAGTGAGGTACTAGAGAGCACCAATGATAGACCAATAGAAAGCAGTATCCGAAGCAGGAGAACCATCCGTGGCAGAAAGTTTGGCCTTCGTATCAACAGGCGCGGTGGCGGGCTTACAGTTAAGCATGCCGGCGCGCTCCAGGAGCTCATGAGCATACTTTCGCAGATGAAGGAAGAAGCCAtcctgatgtagggtggaaccctatacggccgatctttcacgaaaggagcggatccagcgatgaacacgaagaacacgaggagaaatcatgaggggaaacacgagagaatcactcaaaccagcAAGATTAGGTCACACATATGGTAGATTCGAGTACACATAGAGATCACACGGTTCAAATCCAACAAgagacgatacatagggtaaccggttcttctccgtgaggaggtcttgaggtcttccagttaggggtcttgaatccaagtggatcttctccgaagaggtgtCTGTCCCTCGCGATGGAGtagatccggatggatgagcgaggctctatctcacatatgagctatcacaacactaacctgatacgtccattttgcatcatgcttttatatcgatatttattgcattatgggctgttattacacattatgtcacaatacttatgccttttctctcttatttcacaaggtttacatgaagagggagaatgccgacaactggaattctgggctggaaaaggagcaaatattagagacctattctgcacaactccaaaagtcctgaaactccacggaagtcagttttggaatatattaaaaatattgggcgaagaaagcaccagaggggggccacaccctgtccacgagggcgggggcgcgccctaccccctgggcgcgccccctgcctcgtgggccccctagcaggcctctggtgcccatcttttgctatatgaagtcttttgccctggaaaaaatcggAAGGAAGcttttcgggacgaagcgccgccgtctcaaggcggaacctggcgaaaccaatctagggctccggcagagctgttctgccggggaaacatccctccaggagggggaaatcatcaccatcgatcctctcatcgggagggggtcaatctccatcaacatcttcaccaacaccatctcctctcaaaccctagttcatctcttgtatccaatctttgtcccaaaacctcagattggtacctgtgggttgctagtagtgttgattactccttgtagttgatgctagttggtttatttggtggaagatcatatgttcagatcctttatgcatattaatacccctccgattatgaacatgaatatgatttgtgagtagttacgtttgttcctgaggacatgagagaagtcttgctataagtagtcatgtgaatttggtatttgttcgatattttgatgagatgtatgttgtctttcctctaatggtgttatgtgaacgtcgactacatgacacttcaccattatttgggcctagaggaaggcattgtgaagtaataagtagatgatgggttgctagagtgacagaaccttaaaccctagtttatgcgttgcttcgtaaggggctgatttggatccatatgtttcatgctatggttaggtttaccttaatacttcttttgtagttgcggatgcttgcaagaggggttaatcataagtaggatgcttatccaaggaagggcagtacccaagcaccggtccacccacatatcaaattatcaaagtaacgaacgtgaatcatatgagcgtgatgaaaactagcttgatgataattcccatgtgtcctcgggagcattttcctttatataagagtttgtccaggcttgtcctttgctacaaaaaggattgggccaccttgctgcaccttgtttactttttttacttgttatccgttacaaattaccttatcacaaaactatctgttaccgataatttcagtgcttgcaaagaataccttactgaaaaccgattgtcatttccttcagctcctcgttggattcgacactcttacttatcaaaaggactacgatagatcccttatacttgtgggtcatcaagactcttttctagcgtcgttgccggggagtgaagcacctttggtaaggaaaaattttatatattgtgctgaaatttactgtcacttgttactatggaaagtaatcctttgaggggcttgttcggggtaccACCCCGACCAATAGActaaagagtttctcctcaacctactgaacctactgaaaaagtttactttgaaattccttcgggtatgatatagaaactgctagctaatccttttacaggagatggaatattgcatcccgatttgcacctaatctatgtgggtgaagtttgtggattatttaagcttgcatgtatgcccgaggatgttatcaagaagaaggtcttccctttatctttgaagggaaaggcattgacatggtttaggctatgcgatgatattggatcatggaactacaaccgattgaaattcgAATTTCATCAGatgttttatcctatgcatctggttcatcgtgatcgtaattatatatataatttttggcctcgcgaaggagaaagcatcgctcaagcttgggggagggttaactcaatgttatattcatgccccaatcatgagctctcaagagaaattattattcaaaaattttatgctcggctttctctcaataatcgctccatgctcgatactttttgtactggttcttttatgatgaaaactattgaattcagatgggatttattggaaagaattaaacgcaactctgaagattgggaactcgacgaagataaggagtcaggtataacacctagtttgattgtgttaaatcttttatggataccgatgttttccgtgaatttagcactaaatatggacttgactctgagatagtagct
This sequence is a window from Aegilops tauschii subsp. strangulata cultivar AL8/78 chromosome 7, Aet v6.0, whole genome shotgun sequence. Protein-coding genes within it:
- the LOC109755837 gene encoding meiotic recombination protein SPO11-2, producing the protein MAQAEADVPATSLFGADRRLCSADVLSPLEVRARIEVAVLNFLATLSSPSSPAIPVLPLISRKSTNCSLRSGLLSDVSSVYLSYAFCKRSLMRENDAKAFVRVWKVMEMCYKILGEGKLVTQRELFYKLLSDSPKYFSCQRHVNQTIQDVVSLLRCTRQSLGIMASSRGALIGRLVLHEPEEEHIDCSILGPSGHAITGDLNQLSRLNLSSDARYLILVEKDAIFQRLAEDRLYNQLPCILITAKGYPDIATRFILHRLSQTFPNMPIFALVDWNPAGLSILCTYKYGSISMGLESYRYACNVKWLGLRGDDLQLIPQSAFQELKPRDLQIAKSLLSSKFLQDTHRAELTRMVETGTRAEIEALYCHGFDFLGKFIARKIVQGDYI